Genomic DNA from Streptococcus uberis:
TCAGATGTTCCAATTTCTAGCATTTTACCCCAATGCATAACCCCAATTCGGTCAGAAATGTATTTAACCATTGACAAATCGTGGGCGATAAAGAGATAGGTCAAACCTCTATCTTCTTGTAATTTTTGCATGAGGTTAACAACCTGTGCCTGAATGGATACATCCAGTGCTGAAATTGGTTCATCAGCGATGATAAACTTAGGTTGAACGGCAAGGGCACGAGCAATGCCAATACGTTGACGTTGTCCTCCAGAGAATTCGTGTGGATAGCGTGTCACGTGGTCTCTATTAAGTCCAACATGCTCTAACAATTCTTGAACCCTATCTTCACGCTCTTGTTTCGTTTTGGTTAGGCCATGGATATCAAGTCCTTCAGCAACAATATCTCTGATTTTCATACGACCATTCAAACTTGCTTGAGGATCTTGGAAAATCATTTGAGCATTCTTTCTGAACTCATGTAATTCCTTACCTTTGAGATGAGAAACTTTTTCGCCATTGAAAATAATTTCACCCTCATTGATATCATAAAGTTTTAATATCGCACGTCCAACAGTTGTTTTACCTGAACCTGATTCACCAACCAGTCCAAATACTTCGCCTTCATAAATGTCAAAGCTAACATTATTAATGGCTTTCACTTCATTTTTTTTGCCTTTGTTAAAGATTAGAGAGACATTTTTGAGCTCAACTAATTTTTTACGATTTTCAGTCATTAAGCTTGTCCCCTTTCTTTTTCAGCCCATTTTGCCCAACGTTTTTGGATTGGAAGAGGAGGTGTTACCTTAGGTGCACGTTCATCCAATAACCATGTTGCAGCATAGTGTGTTTCACTGACTTTAAACATTGGTGGCTCTTCTTCATGATCAATATCAAGAGCGTATTCATTACGAGCTGCAAATGCATCTCCTTTTGGAGGATTCAATAAGTCAGGAGGTGTTCCTGGAATAGATTGCAAGCTTCCTGCTTCTGTATCAGTCGTTGGCATGGAATTCAATAATCCCCATGTATATGGGTGTTGTGGATTATAGAATACTTCATCTACAGTTCCATACTCAACAATTTTCCCAGCATACATTACCGCTACACGATCAGCCATACCAGCTACCACACCAAGATCATGGGTGATGAAAATAATAGAAGATGAAATTTGTGATTGTAATTCTTTCATCAATTTTAAAATTTGATTTTGAATGGTTACATCCAAGGCTGTTGTTGGCTCATCTGCGATGAGAATTTCAGGATTAGCGGCAAGAGCAATGGCAATTACCGCACGTTGTCTCATACCACCAGACCATTGATGTGGATAATCATTAATATGTTCTTCAGCATCTGGAATGCCAACTTGTTTCATCAATTCTAATGCACGTGATAATGCGTCAGCTTTAGATACTTTTTCGTGAATCAAGATAGCTTCTGCAATTTGCATGCCAATTTTCATTGTTGGGTCTAAACTGGTCATTGGGTCTTGGAAAATCATCGCAATTTCTTTACCACGAACTTTAACCCAATCTTGTTCTTTAAGCTCATTGAGCTTTCTCCCTTTGAAATCAATGTCACCTGATATAGTGGCATTTTTTGCATTTAATCCCATTAAGGTTCTCGTTGTTACAGATTTCCCAGAACCTGATTCACCAACGATAGCAAGCGTTTCACCTTTTTTTAACTCAAAGTTAATATCGCGAATAGCTTTAACATCTCCAGCATAAGTTTTAAAATCGACATGGAGGTTGTTAACACTCAAAATTGTTTCTTTTGACATTTTCTTCCCTCCTAGTCGTTACTTGATTTTGGATCAAATGCATCACGTAAACCATCACCTAAAAGAATGAAGGCAAGTGAGATAAAGACAAGTGCTAATGCAGGTAGAATAACCTGATATGGATAATATTGTAGGTTCTCCTGCGCATCTGTAATTAATGAACCAAGTGAAGCAGTTGGTGGTTTAACACCTAGGTTAATAGCTGATAATACTGACTCATACATAATAGCACTTGGTACTGTCATCATAATCTGAACGATGATGATTCCAGAAATATTTGGCAAAATGTGTTTAAAAGCAATTTTTAAGTTGCTTTCACCCAATGCACGGGAAGCCAAAACAAAGTCACGTTCACGATAGGATAAGGTCAAATTCCGAACCTGACGTGCCATAGAGGTCCATCCAACGATGGCGATGGAAATGATAATAGACAAGACTCCATTTCCTAATAAAAGACCTAGCATGGTTACAATAACTAAATTTGGAATTGAAGAAATAACTTCAATAATCCTTTGCATAATGGTATCCACTTTACCACCAGTAAAACCTGAAACCAATCCATAAGTTACACCAATAATTAAGTCAATAAAAGTAGCAACAATTGCAATTAATAGTGAAATTCTGATACCAACTGTAATTCGTTTACCAAGACTACGTCCTAAATTATCAGTTCCTAAAATAAATTTTTCATTTTCTGGAACACCTTGGTCAGCGTAAGCATCATTTGGCTCAGTATTTCCTGCATAAGTGATGCTTCCATTCCATACTGGTAGGTTGGCACTTAATTTTGGAGGTAAATTACGATAAATACTTACTTTTTTACTATTAAAACTATTAGCGTCTTGTTTAGATACAACAAAATTTGAACCAATTGCAAATAATAATAATCCAGCCAAAAAGACCATAGCAACAACAGCTAATTTATTATGTTTTAATCGACGCCAAGCATCTTGTAGGAAAGATAATGCTGGCTTTTCAATTTTCTCTTGTGAGTCAGATGAACCCGCACCCACAAGTTTAAATGTTCTTGTTTCTTCTAGCATGATACTCTCCTATCCTAGACGTACTCGTGGATCCGCAAGACTAATCACAATATCTGTAATCAAAATTGCTACCATAAGCATCAAGGCATACACAATAGTAGTTCCCATAATAACTGGGTAATCTTTAGTTGGGATAGACGACACGAATTGCTGACCAATTCCTGGAATTGAGAAAATTTGTTCAATCAAGGCTGATCCTGTTAGGATATTTGCTGCCATTGGACCAACTAAAGTCAATACTGGAATCATAGAGTTACGGTAAGCATGTTTATTTGTCACTTGTCGTTTAGTCAACCCTTTTGCTCTTGCTAATTGAATATAGTCAGAATTAAGAGTTTCAATCATTTCACTACGGAAGAATCGTGTGACTTGTGCAAATACAGGAATTGCCAAGGCTAATGTTGGTAAGACTGTTTGGCCAAAACTTCCCCACCCTGAAAGTGGTAATAAAGCCCACTTGAAACCAAAGTAGTCCAATAATAACAAACCGATAATAAAAGCTGGAACTGAAATTCCAAGAGTTGAGATAACACTCAAAACGGCATCGATTTTATTATTTTTGTTACGAGCTGACACAGCTCCTACAAATAATCCTGATGTAATACCAACGATTAAAGCTTGGATACCCAAATGCACGGATACACCAAGACGTTGTGCAATTAAACGAGAAACAGGCTGGTTGATAGACTGATAACTTGTTCCAAAATCACCACGTAAAACGTCAAACAAATATTTAATATATTGTTCCCACAATGGTTTGTCCAAACCATATTGCTTGTTCATCATGGCAATCATTTCTTGAGTCAACTTAGGACTGTTATATGGTGTTCCTGGCATAACCTGCATCAGGAAGAATGAAAGGGTTACAACAACCCATAGTGTCACTAATAAGATGGCAACACGTTTTAAAAGATATTTAATCATGTTTTTCCTCTAACAAAAGCAAGAACTGGCTTGCGACCAATTCTTGCATTATTTCGCTGCTGGTGTAATGTTACTTATTTTTTATAAGCATAGGTAAAGTCAACATTAAGACCTGTTGAATTACGAATTAACCCTTTAATACTTGGATTTTGTAATCCTTCTCCGCTACGGAAGTAAAGTGGGTTATAGTTTGCTTCATCATAAAGAGCTTTTTCTGCTTCTTTATAATCATTAGCTGCGGCGTCTGTATCTAATGCATCGGTTGTTAAAGCTTTTTCATAAGCAGCATCAAATTTTGCATTGGTGAATTTACCGTAGTTATATGCAGAACCTGATTTAAACAAACCATAGAAAGTTGATCCTTCTGGATAGTCACCACCCCAAAGTGCTACAGCAACTTCAAAGTTTTGATTTTTTGTATCTTCTAAACGTTGTTTAAATGGAACAAATTTTTCTTCAACTGTTAATCCTGGTAAAGCTTTTTCCCAAGTTTCTTTAATGTAGTCAACTGAAGATTTAGCTGCTGGTGCATCCGCATCAGCGGTAATTGTAATTTTAAGAGAATCTTTTCCGAGTTCAGCAAGTCCTTCTTTGAAAAGTTTTCCTGCTTCTTTTTCATCATATTTATAACCAGGAGCTACAAATTTAGTTAAATCAGATCCATCTTTAAGTTTTGCAAGTCCAGTAGGAGCAATTGCTGTTGCTGGTTTAGAACCAGTATCCACTGCTGCAGACACAATTCCTTTACGGTCTGTTGCTAAGTTCAATGCTTGACGAATTTTAAGGTTGCTCAATGCTGGTACAGAACCTGTTTGATTGTATACCATATAAGCAGTTGTTGCTTCTAATACGGGAACAACATCTTTGTTGTTTTTATTTGCATTGTAAATAGCAGATGTTCCTGAAATGTTTGCATAATCAAGTTTGCCTTGTTTATACATTTGAACGGCTGTATCTGGTTTTTTAACTGTTTGAACGTTAATAGTTTTCATTTTAACGTTCTTAGCATCCCAATATTTGTCATTCTTAACTAATTTGAATGAACCACTTGTACCATTCCAATCTTTTACAATGTATGGACCAGAATAAATTTGTTTATCAGAAGAAGTACCATAGTCTTTTCCTGTTTTAGTAACAAATTCTTCTTTTTGAGGCATGAAGTTAGCAAATGACAATAAGCTCTTGAATTGAGGAGCAGGTGCACTCAATGTAAAGATAACTTTGTTGCCTTCGGCTTTAACACCAAGAGAATTTAAATCAGTGTTTTTACCTGTATTAATATCTTCAGCATTTAATAAATGTGATTCAGTTGCTAAGTAAGCATATTCTGAAGCAGTTGCTGGGTCTACAATACGTTTCCAAGTGTAAACAAAGTCCTCTGCTGTTAATTCACTTCCGTCAGACCATTTCAAACCATCTCTCAAGGTTGCAGTATAAGTTAAACCATCTTCTGAAACTTCTACTTTTTTAGCTAAGTCTGGTTGCAATTTCCCTTTTTCGTCAACACGAAGTAAGTTACTTTCTGAGTTACCGATTGCAAGACCAGAATAAGTGTCAGTATTTTTTGAAATGTCTAAAGTGATGAGTTCTGTTGGTGTGTACCAGTTAATCTCATTTTTGTTATCATTTTTTGCTGCTGTCTTGTTACCACAAGCCATCAATAGGGCTGCTGAAGCAAGTGTTACAGCTCCTAGGCCGAACCGCTTAAATGTAGATTTTTGTGCTGCTGTCATTCATAGACCTCCTAGTCAAACGTATATAAGTTGATAAATTAAATTATACCACAATTTTGGAGAAATGGAATAGATTTATCTGAAAATTTCGATATTAAATTTTTATAAACCCTTATATCTATTGGGAAGAACTAACTTTATTTGTAACCGCTATCTTGTTAATGATTACACAATTTACTGAATATATGCAAAATATCACTAAGTTTCCTTAGTGATATTTTTCTAATAACTGTGTAAATAATTATCAATTTCCCATTGTGAAATAAATGTCGCATAGGAAGCCCATTCAATACGTTTTGCTTCAATAAAGTTTGTATAAATGTGCTCACCAAGAGCGTCACGAACTACATCGTCTGTTTGTAATGCTTTTAAAGCATTGTGTAGAGTAGATGGTAAGTCCACGATACCTGCTTCTTGACGCTCTTCAACTGTCATTGTGTAGATATTAGCTTCAACTGGTTCTGGTGCATCAATTTTATTTTCAATACCGTCTAATCCTGCTTCTAACAAGACCGCTAACGCTAAATATGGATTTGCTGTTGGATCAACTGAACGTAATTCTAAGCGTGTCCCTTGTCCACGAGAAGCTGGAACACGAATAAGTGGTGAACGGTTACGACCAGCCCATGCTACATAAACCGGTGCTTCGTAACCAGGAACTAGACGTTTGTATGAATTAACTGTTGGATTCATGATGGCAGTATAGTTGTAAGCATGTTTCATCAAGCCACCTAGGAAATAGTAGGCATCCTCAGAAAGTTGCATTCCTTTGCTGTCATTTTCATCATAGAAGGCATTTTTACCCTCTTTATCAAATAATGACATATTACAGTGCATACCAGAACCATTGATTCCAAATTTTGGCTTAGCCATGAAAGTTGCATAGAGACCGTGCTTGCGAGCAATTGTTTTAACAACCAATTTAAAGATTTGGATATTATCACAAGCTTTCATCACGTCAGCATATTTAAAGTCAATCTCATGCTGTCCAACTGCTACTTCATGGTGACTTGCTTCAACTTCAAATCCCATTTTAGTTAAAACATTTACGATTTCACGACGCGTATTGTCAGCTAAATCTGTTGGTGCTAAATCAAAATAGCCACCATTGTCATTAACTTCTAAAGTAGGATTTCCTTGTTCATCCATTTTAAATAAGAAGAATTCAGGTTCTGGTCCTAAATTAAAGGATTTATATCCTACTTCTTCCATATGTCTCAATGCTTTTTTAAGATTGCCACGAGGATCACCAGCAAATGGCTCACCTTCTGCAGTATAGATGTCACAGATTAAACCTGCAACTGCACCATTTTCATCACCCCATGGGAACACAATCCATGTATCTAAATCAGGATATAAATACATATCTGATTCATTAATACGTACAAATCCTTCAATTGATGAACCATCAAACATAGCCTTGTTAGATAAAACCTTGTCAATTTGCTCATCTGTTGCAGGGATTTCCACATTTTTCATGATTCCCATAATATCAGTAAACATCAATCGGAGGAAAGTAACATTTTTTTCTTTTACTTCGCGACGAATGTCTTCAGCTGTGATTGTCATAGAAATAGTTCTCCTTAACTTTTCCAAATTCCTAATCGTCAATTAAATACGAAAGTTGCCCATTGATTGAGATGGTGATGAAAAACCACCTTGGTTGAAGAGTTCATCGCGAAGAATCCGTCTCACATCAGCATCAGTTAACGACTTCTCTTTTTTACTATTGCGATCTTTACGATGTTCATATTCACGTTTGATAGCAGCAATATTTAGTCCATCATCAATGAAATCCTTGATTTCCAACAATCTGTCCATATCGTTCAATGAAAACATTCTACGATTGCCTTCGGTACGCTCTGGTTTAATCAGTTCTTGGTCCTCGTAATAGCGAATTTGTCTAGCAGATAAGTCTGTCAATTTCATAACTGTGCCAATTGGAAAAACGGCCATAGAACGTCTTAGTTCTTTTTCTTTCATGACTACCTCCTCTCACCCCACTATTATATGAATTATTAATCCAAATGTCAATAATCGATGTCACATTTTCTGACATCGATTATGTTTTTATTTTCTGAATATTTTATTTCTCAACCATTCCACATCAGTATTGACCAATATTGCAATAAAAACACCACAGAAGGTTTCAAAAATTCTAGAAAGGACATAAAAGACCGTGTCCCCCTGAGGGATAGACAAGGTTATGATAAGCAAGGCTGACACAGCACCTATGATTCCCGACTTATTATTAAATGCGACATTAAACATAATGGTTAACATCGTTAAAATTGGAACAAAAATCAGCGTTACCCAAAAATGATGATGAAAATAAATCTGCAAAAGGTAAAATATAAAAGCAAAGAAACCACCAATACTGTTTCCTAAAATCCTAGACGTCCCAAAAGAAACGGTTTGATCAATACTCTCCCTTAAGCTAAACACAGCTGTCAAGGCACCAATTTGCAACCCTTGTAAACCAAAAAGATGAAAAGTTAATAAGACTAAAAAGACAGACAACCCTGTTTTAAAGGTTCTCATTCCTAACGTCAATTTTTTCGGTTCAAATTTATATCTCATTGTCACCACCTTATAGCAATAATATTAATTAGTGTAACATACTTTAATCTTTTTTGTCATAGAAGATTTGTTTGTTGATAAAAAACATGAGGTCATCATAAAAATTTTTGTGATATAGAAACAATATTTCAAAAAAGGTACCTTAAGGGGTACCTTTTACCTTGTTAATCTTTCCTAACACCGAGTAAACCATATAGCAGTTCATAAAAGTAACTTGACGTTACTACCACTGAGTCTCCGTTACTTTTTAAAAATATCACTATATTTGCATATTTAAAATAACAAAGAGAGAGTTGGTTAAACCAACTCTCTCAATACCCTTTTTTGACGCAGTAACTGAATAACTGTTTACCACTTTGCAAAAGCCAACAACCTATTCTATCTCTAGGGATGTAGCTACGGAATCGTAGATTTCTGAATTACCTCCTATTTTTCTGTTAAAGTTGAAAAGCCTGGTAATTCCTTACCTCTAATAATTCCATTGAGGTTCCACCACCGCGTCATAAGTGCTTCCATTCACACAAAAAGGAAGCATTAGCTTCCTTTTTCTACAAAATCAGGATTTTACTGAGACTAACAGGTGGCGACTTTTACTTTTCTGTTAAAGCTGAAAGTCCTGGCAATTCTTTACCTTCTAGTAATTCCATTGAGGCTCCACCACCTGTAGAGATCCATGAGAATTTATCTGCACGACCTAGGTTGATAGCAGCTGCTGCAGAATCACCACCACCGATGATAGATTTAACACCTGGTTGTTTTACAATGGCATCCATTACACCGATAGTACCAGCTTGGAAGTCTGGATTTTCGAAGACACCCATTGGTCCATTCCAAACAACCGTTTTAGCACCTTCAAGAGCTTCTTCAAATTTAGCAATTGATTTTGGTCCGATATCTAAACCTAAGAATCCTTCAGATACAGCTTCACCTTCAGTATCGCGAACTTCAGTATAATCAGCAAAGGCATTTGCTTCTTTAGAGTCAACTGGTAAGATTAATTTGCCATTTGATTTTTCTAGTAATTCTTTTGCAATATCAAGTTTATCTTCTTCAACTAATGAGTTACCGATTTCGATACCTTGAGCTTTGTAGAATGTATAAGTCATTCCACCACCAATAAGCACTTTATCAGCTTTTTCAAGAAGGTTTTCAATAACACCAATTTTATCTGAAACTTTTGAACCGCCTAAGATAGCAACAAAAGGACGTTCTGGTTTTTCGACTGCTTCTTTAATGTAGGCAATTTCATTTTCAAGAAGGAATCCAGCAACTGCTTTATCAACATTTGCAGAAATTCCAACGTTTGAGGCATGAGCACGGTGCGCTGTACCAAATGCATCATTAACAAAGATACCATCACCAAGTGAAGCCCAATATTTACCTAATTCAGGATCATTCTTAGACTCTTTTTTACCGTCTACATCTTCAAAACGCGTATTTTCAACTAAGAGAACTTGACCATCTTCTAAAGCGTTAATTGCTTCTTCCAATTCAGCACCACGAGTAACACCAGGGAAAACAACTTCTGTTCCAAGTTTTTCTGATAAGTCTTTAGCAACAGGTGCAAGTGATTTACCTTCTTTATCAGCTTCTTCTTTAACACGTCCAAGGTGTGAGAAAAGAATTGCACGTCCACCATTTTCAATGATGTATTTAATAGTAGGTAAGGCAGCAGAGATACGATTGTCATTTGTGATAACGCCGTCTTTTAAAGGTACGTTAAAGTCAACACGGACAAGAACTTTTTTACCTTTTAAATCAAGGTCTTTAACAGTCATTTTAGCCATTTTGATAGACTCCTTAAAATTTTTTATACACTTTATTATATCATAATTTTCAATAGAATCACAAAATATGAAAATAATAAATTATTTTTTTCACAATTTTTTCGTAAAAAAAAGGAAGAGAATCTCTTCCTTTCAAAATAGTCTAAAATTATTTAGCAATTTTTGCGAAGTACTCAAGAGTACGAACAAGTTGTGCAGTGTAAGACATTTCGTTGTCATACCATGAAACAACTTTAACTAATTGATTTCCATCAACAGTTTGAACTTTAGTTTGAGTAGCATCAAACAATGAACCGTAAGCCATACCGATGATATCAGAAGATACGATTGGGTCTTCAGTGTATCCGTATGAATCGTTTGCAGCTGCTTTCATTGCTGCGTTGATTTCTTCAACTGAAGTTTCTTTTTCAAGAACTGCTACCAATTCAGTTACTGATCCAGTTGGAACAGGAACACGTTGTGCAGCACCGTCAAGTTTACCATTTAATTCTGGGATTACAAGACCGATTGCTTTAGCAGCACCAGTTGAGTTAGGAACAATGTTGCTTGCACCAGCACGAGCACGACGAAGGTCACCACCACGGTGTGGTCCGTCAAGGATCATTTGGTCACCAGTGTAAGCGTGGATAGTTGTCATCAAACCTTGTTTAACACCAAAGTTATCTTGTAAAGCTTTAGCCATTGGAGCTAAACAGTTAGTAGTACATGAAGCACCTGAAATTACAGTTTCTGTACCGTCAAGAATGTCATGGTTTGTGTTAAATACAACAGTTTTAACATCATCTCCACCAGGAGCTGTGATAACAACTTTTTTAGCACCGTTAGCATGTAAATGTTTTTCAGCAGCTGCTTTTTTAGCAAAGAAACCAGTTGCTTCAAGAACGATTTCTACACCGTCAGTTGCCCAGTCAATGTTTTCTGGATCTTTTTCAGCAGAAACTTTGATGAAGTTTCCGTTAACTTCGAATCCACCATCTTTAACTTCAACTGTACCGTCGAAACGACCTTGAGTTGTATCATATTTCAACAAGTGTGCAAGCATATTTGGGTCAGTAAGATCGTTAATACGAGTTACTTCAACACCTTCAACGTTTTGAATACGACGGAATGCAAGACGTCCGATACGACCGAAACCGTTAATACCAACTTTAACTACCATTAGTGATTTCCTCCTTATGAAAATCAAAAGAATTATTATTAAGGGCAATAACCCTACCTATTGTGAAAAGATTAACTTACAGAAATCCGAAATAACCTTTCAACAGAACTATTATATAACTATTTCTTAAAAAATGCAAACAAAATAACCATTTTCATAAATCAAGAAGTCAGCAATATCAAGGTATAGGACATACTTATGTAAGTGTTTTCACTGTTATATATTATTGTTTTTAGTCATTTTTGTTGTAACTTTTGTTTATAAAAGATCAAAAAAAGCTGAGATATTTCTCAGCTTTTTTACGAATGATTATTCACCGTGATTTTTTTTGATAATTTCTTCTTGTACAGATTTTGGAACATCTTCATAGTGGTCAAATACCATCATGAATGTACCACGACCTTGAGTCGCTGAACGAAGAATAGTTGCATAACCAAACATTTCTGCAAGTGGAACATAAGCACGAACAACTTGTACGTTTCCACGAGCTTCCATACCATCAACACGACCACGACGAGCAGTAACGTGACCCATAACGTCTCCCAAGTTATCTTCTGGAGCTGTAATAGTTACTAACATCATTGGTTCTAAGATTGATGGTTGTGCTGATTTAGCAGCTTCTTTAAGAGCAAGTGAAGCAGCAATCTTGAAGGCAGTTTCTGATGAATCGACATCATGGTAAGATCCGTCATAAAGTTTTGCTTTAACGTCTACCAATGGGTATCCAGCAAGAACACCATTTGCCATTGACTCAATAAGTCCTTTTTCAACTGCAGGGATGAATTCACGAGGAACCACACCACCGACAATTGCATTCTCGAACTCGAATCCTTTACCTTCTTCGTTTGGAGTAAATTCAATCCAAACATCACCAAATTGACCTTTACCACCTGATTGGCGTTTGAAGAATCCACGAGCTTGTGTAGAAGCACGGAATGTTTCACGGTATGATACTTGAGGAGCACCAACATTTGCTTCAACTTTAAACTCACGTTTCATACGGTCAACTAGGACATCTAAGTGAAGTTCACCCATACCTGCAATAACTGTTTCACCAGTTTCAACGTTTGTTTCAACGCGGAAGGTTGGATCTTCTTCAGCAAGTTTTTGAAGGGCAACACCCATCTTATCTTGGTCAGCTTTAGATTTTGGTTCAACCATTAATTGGATAACTGGTTCTGGAACTTCAATTGATTCAAGAATAACTTGTGCTTTTTCATCAGTTAAAGAATCACCAGTTGTTGTGTTTTTCAAACCAACAGCAGCTGCAATATCTCCAGAGTAAACTGTTTCAATTTCTTGACGAGTATTTGCGTGCATTTGAAGAATACGTCCAATACGTTCACGTTTACCTTTAGAAGTATTCATAACATATGATCCACTTTGTAGAACACCTGAATAAACACGGAAGAAAGTTAAACGACCTACGAATGGGTCCGTCATAATCTTGAAGGCTAAAGCTGCAA
This window encodes:
- the gap gene encoding type I glyceraldehyde-3-phosphate dehydrogenase, whose translation is MVVKVGINGFGRIGRLAFRRIQNVEGVEVTRINDLTDPNMLAHLLKYDTTQGRFDGTVEVKDGGFEVNGNFIKVSAEKDPENIDWATDGVEIVLEATGFFAKKAAAEKHLHANGAKKVVITAPGGDDVKTVVFNTNHDILDGTETVISGASCTTNCLAPMAKALQDNFGVKQGLMTTIHAYTGDQMILDGPHRGGDLRRARAGASNIVPNSTGAAKAIGLVIPELNGKLDGAAQRVPVPTGSVTELVAVLEKETSVEEINAAMKAAANDSYGYTEDPIVSSDIIGMAYGSLFDATQTKVQTVDGNQLVKVVSWYDNEMSYTAQLVRTLEYFAKIAK
- the fusA gene encoding elongation factor G — protein: MAREFSLAKTRNIGIMAHVDAGKTTTTERILYYTGKIHKIGETHEGASQMDWMEQEQERGITITSAATTAQWDGHRVNIIDTPGHVDFTIEVQRSLRVLDGAVTVLDAQSGVEPQTETVWRQATEYRVPRIVFANKMDKIGADFLYSVSTLHDRLQANAHPIQLPIGSEDDFTGIIDLIKMKAEIYTNDLGTDIREEDIPAEYVDQANEYREKLVEAVAETDEELMMKYLEGEEITNEELMAGIRKATINVEFFPVLCGSAFKNKGVQLMLDAVIDYLPSPLDIPAIKGVNPDTDAEETRPASDEEPFAALAFKIMTDPFVGRLTFFRVYSGVLQSGSYVMNTSKGKRERIGRILQMHANTRQEIETVYSGDIAAAVGLKNTTTGDSLTDEKAQVILESIEVPEPVIQLMVEPKSKADQDKMGVALQKLAEEDPTFRVETNVETGETVIAGMGELHLDVLVDRMKREFKVEANVGAPQVSYRETFRASTQARGFFKRQSGGKGQFGDVWIEFTPNEEGKGFEFENAIVGGVVPREFIPAVEKGLIESMANGVLAGYPLVDVKAKLYDGSYHDVDSSETAFKIAASLALKEAAKSAQPSILEPMMLVTITAPEDNLGDVMGHVTARRGRVDGMEARGNVQVVRAYVPLAEMFGYATILRSATQGRGTFMMVFDHYEDVPKSVQEEIIKKNHGE